From a single Streptomyces sp. 1331.2 genomic region:
- a CDS encoding GntR family transcriptional regulator: MEVDKGEDRPSPIEFRLDPASGVPTYLQLVQQVEQALRMGWLTEGDRLPRVREVVAGLAINPNTVLKAYRELEHRGLAVGRRGQGTFVRGLPAGVVPLRERAALRRGLLDWMRSARTAGLDEEGMAAVFEDALRDLREGRDGVVA; encoded by the coding sequence ATGGAAGTAGATAAAGGCGAGGACCGGCCCTCTCCGATCGAGTTCCGCCTGGACCCGGCCTCCGGCGTCCCGACCTACCTGCAGCTCGTGCAGCAGGTCGAACAGGCGCTGCGGATGGGCTGGTTGACCGAGGGGGACCGGCTGCCCCGGGTGCGCGAGGTGGTGGCCGGGCTGGCGATCAATCCGAACACCGTGCTCAAGGCGTACCGCGAGCTGGAGCACCGTGGCCTCGCGGTCGGCCGCCGGGGCCAGGGCACTTTCGTCCGGGGGCTGCCCGCCGGGGTGGTGCCGCTGCGCGAACGGGCCGCGCTGCGGCGGGGATTGCTGGACTGGATGCGCTCGGCGAGGACCGCCGGGCTGGACGAGGAGGGGATGGCCGCCGTGTTCGAGGACGCGCTGCGCGACCTGCGCGAGGGCCGGGACGGGGTGGTGGCCTGA
- a CDS encoding ATP-binding cassette domain-containing protein, protein MAADTVIDCAGLGKRYRRSWALRDCRLAVPAGHVVALVGPNGAGKTTLLGLAAGLTLPSVGAMTVLGDQLPGSPRALDRIGFVAQNAVLYPGLRVRDLLAMGRHLNRRWDAARARTHLDGLGIPLDRKYGRLSGGQQAQVSLALALAKRPELLLLDEPLAALDPLARHDFMSVLLTAVAEDGLSVVFSSHAVNELEQSCDYLVVLGGGRVQVAGEVDDLLAGHRMLTGPTAEADAVAGRLPVVRDRRAGVQSHLLVRTGGPDAPVSEGWRQQRVGLEELVLAYLREPTASALPGPRGAVRPNERVLLP, encoded by the coding sequence ATGGCCGCGGACACGGTGATCGACTGCGCCGGGCTCGGCAAGCGCTACCGCCGCTCCTGGGCGCTGCGGGACTGCCGGCTCGCCGTCCCGGCCGGGCACGTGGTGGCCCTGGTCGGCCCGAACGGCGCCGGCAAGACCACGCTGCTCGGCCTGGCTGCCGGCCTGACCCTGCCCAGCGTGGGCGCCATGACCGTCCTGGGTGACCAACTCCCGGGCTCTCCCCGGGCGTTGGACCGGATCGGCTTCGTCGCCCAGAACGCCGTGCTCTACCCGGGCCTGCGCGTGCGCGACCTGCTCGCGATGGGCCGCCACCTCAACCGCCGCTGGGACGCCGCCCGGGCGCGCACCCACCTGGACGGCCTCGGCATCCCGCTGGACCGCAAGTACGGCCGTCTCTCCGGCGGCCAGCAGGCGCAGGTCTCGCTCGCGCTGGCGCTCGCCAAGCGGCCTGAACTCCTCCTCCTGGACGAGCCGCTGGCCGCGCTCGACCCGCTGGCCCGGCACGACTTCATGTCCGTGCTGCTGACCGCCGTGGCCGAGGACGGCCTCTCGGTGGTGTTCTCCTCGCACGCCGTCAACGAGCTGGAGCAGAGCTGTGACTACCTGGTGGTGCTCGGCGGCGGCCGGGTCCAGGTGGCGGGGGAGGTGGACGACCTGCTGGCCGGCCACCGGATGCTCACCGGCCCGACCGCCGAGGCGGACGCGGTCGCCGGGCGGCTGCCGGTGGTCCGCGACCGCCGGGCCGGAGTCCAGTCCCACCTACTGGTCCGCACCGGCGGCCCGGACGCCCCGGTGTCCGAGGGCTGGCGCCAACAGCGCGTCGGCCTGGAGGAGTTGGTGCTCGCCTACCTGCGCGAGCCGACCGCTTCCGCCCTGCCCGGCCCGCGCGGAGCGGTTCGCCCGAACGAGAGGGTGCTGCTGCCGTGA
- a CDS encoding ABC transporter permease subunit, with translation MSATTIAPPRSAVLRAAGLRHRTTLVTLLAVMAAIALALLLHGWYVHDGLERSGAASCDPASEACLQKFKQFLHQYGGAGLQSLDLVLYVLGGAFGAFVGGPLLAREFEHGTVRFVWTQGVGRTRWTAGSLALAGGVVAVVAGLFGLLLRWWSSPLKLADGQFSEDLFAQTWPVMIGRVVLPFGVAALVGAVLRRTVVAVGTGLAVSVLLPYVAASFRFHYLQPLEEPVHSMRAMALDGRWLGEVWYSDPAGNRISVDEFYRHGDFGQLQALLRDGGYTAHQVYQPADRFWPFQFIEFGWMTALGLAACAAAVWWVRRRAA, from the coding sequence GTGAGTGCCACCACCATCGCCCCGCCCCGCTCCGCCGTCCTGCGGGCGGCCGGGCTGCGCCACCGGACGACCCTGGTGACCCTGCTCGCCGTGATGGCCGCGATCGCGCTCGCGCTGCTGCTGCACGGCTGGTACGTCCACGACGGCCTGGAGCGTTCCGGGGCCGCGTCCTGCGACCCGGCCTCGGAGGCCTGCCTGCAGAAGTTCAAGCAGTTCCTGCACCAGTACGGCGGCGCGGGGCTGCAGTCCCTCGACCTGGTGCTGTACGTGCTCGGCGGAGCGTTCGGCGCCTTCGTCGGCGGTCCCTTGCTGGCGCGGGAGTTCGAGCACGGGACGGTGCGCTTCGTCTGGACCCAGGGCGTCGGCCGCACCCGCTGGACGGCCGGCTCGCTGGCGCTGGCCGGCGGGGTGGTGGCCGTGGTGGCCGGGCTCTTCGGGCTCCTGCTGCGCTGGTGGAGCTCGCCGCTGAAGCTGGCGGACGGGCAGTTCTCCGAGGACCTGTTCGCGCAGACCTGGCCGGTGATGATCGGCCGCGTGGTGCTGCCCTTCGGCGTGGCCGCCCTGGTCGGCGCCGTGCTGCGGCGCACGGTGGTGGCGGTGGGTACGGGCCTGGCGGTCTCGGTCCTGCTGCCGTACGTGGCCGCGTCCTTCCGGTTCCACTACCTGCAGCCGCTGGAGGAGCCGGTGCACTCGATGCGGGCGATGGCGCTGGACGGGCGCTGGCTGGGGGAGGTCTGGTACTCCGACCCGGCCGGGAACCGGATCTCCGTCGACGAGTTCTACCGGCACGGCGACTTCGGGCAGCTCCAGGCACTGCTGCGGGACGGCGGCTACACGGCCCATCAGGTGTACCAGCCGGCGGACCGCTTCTGGCCGTTCCAGTTCATCGAGTTCGGGTGGATGACCGCCCTGGGGCTGGCCGCCTGCGCGGCGGCGGTCTGGTGGGTCCGGCGCCGGGCGGCCTGA
- a CDS encoding chitosanase — translation MRPQPRRALRIALAAALVAAPLTVAATTAAQAAPAPAASVRLKGVGLDDPHKKDIAMQLVSSAENSSLDWKAQYKYIEDIKDGRGYTAGIIGFCSGTGDMLELVQHYTDLKPGNILAKYLPALKKVNGTDSHAGLGSAFERDWATAAKDTVFQQAQNDERDRVYFNPAVNQAKADGLRALGQFAYYDAIVMHGPGNSSDSFGGIRAAAMKKAKTPAQGGDEATYLKAFLDARKVVMKKEEAHSDTSRVDTEQLVFLNAKNFDLNPPLKWKVYGDSYAINS, via the coding sequence ATGCGCCCTCAGCCCCGCCGTGCCCTCCGCATCGCCCTCGCCGCCGCCCTGGTGGCCGCGCCCCTCACCGTCGCGGCCACCACGGCGGCCCAGGCCGCCCCGGCGCCGGCCGCGTCCGTCCGGCTCAAGGGGGTCGGGCTGGACGACCCGCACAAGAAGGACATCGCGATGCAGCTGGTGTCCAGCGCGGAGAACTCCTCGCTGGACTGGAAGGCCCAGTACAAGTACATCGAGGACATCAAGGACGGCCGCGGCTACACCGCCGGCATCATCGGCTTCTGTTCCGGCACCGGCGACATGCTGGAGCTCGTCCAGCACTACACCGACCTCAAGCCCGGCAACATCCTCGCCAAGTACCTGCCGGCCCTGAAGAAGGTCAACGGCACCGACTCGCACGCCGGCCTCGGCTCCGCGTTCGAGCGCGACTGGGCCACGGCCGCCAAGGACACCGTCTTCCAGCAGGCCCAGAACGACGAGCGCGACCGGGTCTACTTCAATCCGGCCGTCAACCAGGCCAAGGCCGACGGCCTGCGCGCGCTCGGCCAGTTCGCCTACTACGACGCCATCGTCATGCACGGCCCGGGCAACAGCTCGGACAGCTTCGGCGGCATCCGCGCCGCCGCCATGAAGAAGGCCAAGACCCCGGCCCAGGGCGGCGACGAGGCCACCTACCTGAAGGCGTTCCTGGACGCCCGCAAGGTGGTCATGAAGAAGGAGGAGGCCCACTCCGACACCAGCCGGGTCGACACCGAGCAGCTGGTCTTCCTCAACGCGAAGAACTTCGACCTCAACCCGCCGCTGAAGTGGAAGGTCTACGGCGACAGCTACGCCATCAACAGCTAG
- a CDS encoding 3-hydroxybutyryl-CoA dehydrogenase produces MSDIARVGVVGCGLMGSGIAEVFARAGLDVLVSEASGEALEFGRTRLTNSLETAVKRGKLTPEQRDEAMARLSFTTDLSDFADRDLVVEAVAEREDIKVQIFQTLDQVIERRDAILASNTSSIPIVKLAAATSRPEQVIGLHFFNPAPVQKLVEVIPTLTTSATTTERVEAFATQVLGKEPIRARDRAGFVVNALLVPYLLSAVRMFESGVATASDIDKGMEAGCAHPMGPLRLCDLIGLDTIVSIAESMYDEYKEPLYAAPPLLSRMVDAGLLGRKSGRGFYDYTASA; encoded by the coding sequence GTGAGTGACATCGCGCGCGTCGGAGTAGTCGGCTGCGGTCTGATGGGGTCGGGCATCGCCGAGGTCTTCGCCCGGGCCGGGCTGGACGTCCTGGTGTCGGAGGCCAGCGGCGAGGCGCTGGAGTTCGGCCGTACCCGGCTGACCAACTCCCTGGAGACGGCCGTCAAGCGCGGCAAGCTGACCCCCGAGCAGCGGGACGAGGCGATGGCCCGGCTGTCCTTCACCACCGACCTGTCCGACTTCGCCGACCGTGACCTGGTGGTCGAGGCGGTCGCCGAGCGCGAGGACATCAAGGTCCAGATCTTCCAGACCCTGGACCAGGTGATCGAGCGCCGCGACGCGATCCTGGCCTCCAACACCTCCTCGATCCCGATCGTGAAGCTGGCCGCCGCCACCTCCCGCCCGGAGCAGGTCATCGGCCTGCACTTCTTCAACCCGGCGCCGGTGCAGAAGCTGGTCGAGGTCATCCCGACCCTGACCACCTCGGCGACCACCACCGAGCGGGTCGAGGCCTTCGCCACCCAGGTGCTCGGCAAGGAGCCGATCCGCGCCCGCGACCGGGCCGGCTTCGTGGTCAACGCGCTGCTGGTGCCGTACCTGCTGTCCGCGGTGCGGATGTTCGAGTCGGGCGTGGCCACCGCCTCCGACATCGACAAGGGCATGGAGGCCGGCTGCGCCCACCCGATGGGCCCGCTGCGGCTGTGCGACCTGATCGGCCTGGACACCATCGTCTCGATCGCCGAGTCGATGTACGACGAGTACAAGGAGCCGCTGTACGCCGCTCCGCCGCTGCTGTCCCGGATGGTCGACGCGGGCCTGCTGGGCCGCAAGTCGGGCCGCGGCTTCTACGACTACACCGCGAGCGCCTGA
- a CDS encoding SDR family NAD(P)-dependent oxidoreductase, producing MPTGSLTGQVALVTGAGRGIGREIAIGLAAEGMAVGLVGRTHETLTATLKECVKHGSRGVAVTADVTRPGSVREAVRLVERDLGPIDLLVNNAGQVDRAEVPIWETDANQWWQVVETNLRGPYNLLRCVLPGMVARRSGRVLNLNSGFALRPDGHYTAYATSKGALLQLSDNMADSLAGHGVVVLDISPGAVATDMTAGMPMFKDMKTWGSIPYMVAVTADAARGRFDALHGRFIHAGRDDLEELVTRAEEIRAADARTLRLRPYKDDDPMV from the coding sequence GTGCCGACGGGATCGCTCACAGGACAGGTCGCCCTGGTCACCGGCGCCGGCCGGGGAATCGGCCGGGAGATCGCCATCGGCCTGGCCGCCGAGGGGATGGCCGTCGGCCTGGTCGGCCGCACCCACGAGACGCTGACCGCAACCCTCAAGGAGTGCGTCAAGCACGGCTCCAGGGGCGTGGCCGTCACTGCCGACGTCACCCGGCCCGGCTCGGTGCGCGAGGCCGTCCGGCTCGTCGAACGCGACCTCGGCCCGATCGACCTGCTGGTCAACAACGCCGGACAGGTCGACCGCGCCGAGGTGCCGATCTGGGAGACCGACGCCAACCAGTGGTGGCAGGTGGTCGAGACCAACCTGCGCGGCCCCTACAACCTGCTGCGCTGCGTCCTGCCCGGCATGGTCGCCCGGCGGAGCGGGCGGGTGCTCAACCTCAACTCCGGCTTCGCGCTGCGCCCCGACGGCCACTACACCGCCTACGCCACCTCCAAGGGCGCGCTGCTCCAGCTCTCCGACAACATGGCGGACTCGCTCGCAGGGCACGGCGTCGTCGTCCTGGACATCAGCCCGGGCGCGGTGGCCACCGACATGACCGCCGGGATGCCGATGTTCAAGGACATGAAGACCTGGGGCTCCATCCCGTACATGGTCGCGGTCACCGCGGACGCCGCCCGCGGGCGCTTCGACGCGCTGCACGGGCGGTTCATCCACGCCGGGCGGGACGACCTGGAGGAGCTGGTCACCCGGGCCGAGGAGATCCGCGCCGCGGACGCCCGCACCCTGCGGCTGCGCCCGTACAAGGACGACGACCCGATGGTCTGA
- a CDS encoding polysaccharide deacetylase family protein encodes MTADRRTVLRTTAKMAALTATAGLLTACGTGTPRRADPGALAAHPGTVDPQHTTDPAWNGGEGPASPAPTAPAEPAEPQAAAGAGATAAQPSAPPTPPPLPPLAAGTPVEVVYGPRTGRNVALTFHGSGDPKLATALLEIAEQRGAKLTVMVVGSWLDQQPQMARRILDGGHELGNHTQNHLNISAMTPDQARAEIAQCAERLQRLTGSIGRWFRPSAAQYATPMVREQARAVGYEHVLSFDVDPRDYSDPSAAELQRRVLNSVRGGSVVALHMGHQCTVDALPAILDGLAKAGLKPVTASQLCA; translated from the coding sequence ATGACTGCCGACCGCCGCACCGTGCTGCGCACCACCGCCAAGATGGCCGCCCTCACCGCCACCGCCGGCCTCCTCACGGCCTGCGGTACCGGCACGCCCCGCCGGGCCGACCCCGGGGCGCTGGCCGCGCACCCCGGCACCGTCGATCCGCAGCACACCACCGACCCGGCGTGGAACGGCGGCGAGGGCCCGGCCTCCCCCGCCCCCACGGCCCCGGCCGAGCCGGCCGAGCCGCAGGCCGCCGCCGGGGCGGGCGCGACCGCCGCCCAGCCCTCCGCCCCGCCGACCCCGCCCCCGCTGCCCCCGCTCGCGGCCGGCACCCCGGTCGAGGTCGTGTACGGGCCGCGCACCGGCAGGAACGTGGCGCTCACCTTCCACGGCAGCGGCGACCCGAAGCTGGCCACCGCCCTGCTGGAGATCGCCGAGCAGCGCGGCGCCAAGCTGACCGTGATGGTCGTCGGCAGCTGGCTCGACCAGCAGCCGCAGATGGCCCGACGGATCCTGGACGGCGGCCACGAGTTGGGCAACCACACCCAGAACCACCTCAACATCTCTGCCATGACGCCCGACCAGGCGCGCGCCGAGATCGCCCAGTGCGCCGAGCGGCTGCAGCGGCTCACCGGCTCGATCGGCCGCTGGTTCCGCCCCTCCGCCGCCCAGTACGCCACCCCGATGGTGCGCGAGCAGGCCAGGGCCGTCGGCTACGAGCACGTGCTGTCCTTCGACGTCGACCCGCGCGACTACAGCGACCCTTCGGCCGCCGAACTGCAGCGCCGGGTGCTGAACTCGGTGCGCGGCGGTTCGGTGGTGGCCCTGCACATGGGCCACCAGTGCACGGTGGACGCGCTGCCGGCCATTCTGGACGGCCTGGCCAAGGCGGGGCTCAAGCCGGTGACGGCCAGCCAGTTGTGCGCCTGA